A single genomic interval of Psychroserpens sp. NJDZ02 harbors:
- a CDS encoding type VI secretion system Vgr family protein produces MSSHANITAIIGGTTISYINDFFLEETVGDHANFSFKVRGDYLEDSLSEVSVLNSSKEFLGENCSLEIKNVEDNGEKTLYFKGVITNVQGVKGDDEKGLADIIILTGKSSSFLLDNFSVINSYKEQTLYDIIDRSLGAYNRASLDVRINPEDNKSLFYSVQNGQSAFEYLQFLAATNAEYLLYNNETLYFGKPDLGEATALVYGFDLKDFKLGLEIQSLKFQYGNNDYFTDNHVSSSSNSSASSSGYTAFTSRVSHQMQVAKSEHIFPTYEDQDVRGRLDRAVELQKKVKEQSQVSLQGISTNTGVTLGGLVNIKSETDSFGEFRVVKVSHHCSENGKYSNTFVAVSTEIDIYPLTNIGAINKSDLQIGTVFNTVDPEGMSRVLVQFPWQKSSSETTPWLRVATLYAGGDRGMHFIPEVGDQVIVAFENGNVERPFVQSSLYTNANKHSNWQSDSNNYKGITTRVGHIIELNDTKGGEMITISDPKGNMICFDTVNNNVTVTAIENMIFNAKNLEINVQENMDITVGENYTLNAKNSNENIDQNKTIDVAESYLQTSSEATIVASNGDMNIEGAGVATFQGGSDVKISKG; encoded by the coding sequence ATGTCATCACATGCTAATATTACTGCTATAATAGGAGGAACTACCATTTCTTATATCAACGATTTCTTTTTGGAAGAAACAGTGGGAGATCATGCTAATTTTTCATTTAAGGTAAGAGGAGATTATTTAGAGGATAGTTTATCTGAAGTTTCTGTTTTAAATAGTTCTAAAGAGTTTCTTGGAGAAAATTGTAGTTTAGAAATTAAAAATGTAGAAGATAATGGTGAGAAAACACTTTATTTTAAAGGTGTTATTACTAATGTACAAGGTGTTAAGGGGGATGATGAAAAAGGTTTAGCTGATATTATAATTTTAACAGGTAAGAGTAGTAGTTTTCTATTAGATAATTTTAGTGTAATAAACTCTTACAAAGAGCAAACGTTGTACGATATTATTGATCGTTCATTAGGCGCCTATAATAGAGCATCGCTGGATGTTAGAATTAATCCAGAAGATAATAAATCATTGTTTTATAGTGTTCAGAATGGACAAAGTGCTTTCGAGTATTTACAGTTTTTAGCTGCAACTAACGCCGAATATCTTCTTTATAACAATGAAACATTATATTTTGGAAAACCAGATTTAGGAGAAGCTACCGCGCTTGTTTATGGGTTTGATTTGAAGGATTTTAAATTAGGATTAGAGATTCAATCTTTAAAGTTTCAATATGGTAATAATGATTATTTTACAGATAATCATGTTAGTTCATCTTCAAATTCTAGTGCTTCAAGTTCAGGATACACTGCATTTACATCTAGAGTAAGTCATCAAATGCAAGTTGCAAAGTCAGAGCATATTTTTCCTACCTATGAGGATCAGGATGTGCGAGGGCGTTTGGATAGAGCTGTAGAACTACAAAAAAAGGTAAAAGAACAAAGCCAAGTAAGTTTGCAGGGCATAAGTACAAATACAGGAGTAACGCTAGGGGGGCTCGTAAATATCAAAAGCGAAACAGATTCATTTGGTGAGTTTCGTGTGGTTAAAGTGTCACACCATTGTAGCGAAAATGGTAAGTATTCTAATACTTTTGTTGCTGTATCTACAGAGATTGATATTTATCCTCTGACTAATATTGGAGCAATAAATAAATCTGACTTGCAAATAGGTACCGTGTTTAACACGGTCGATCCAGAAGGCATGAGTCGTGTATTGGTGCAATTTCCTTGGCAAAAATCAAGTAGTGAAACAACACCGTGGTTGCGTGTTGCCACACTTTATGCGGGAGGAGATCGTGGTATGCATTTTATTCCGGAAGTAGGAGACCAAGTCATCGTCGCTTTCGAAAATGGTAATGTAGAACGTCCTTTTGTACAATCTTCTCTATATACAAATGCTAACAAGCATAGTAATTGGCAAAGTGATAGTAATAATTATAAAGGTATTACTACTAGAGTTGGTCATATTATAGAATTAAATGACACCAAGGGAGGAGAAATGATTACCATTTCAGACCCTAAAGGGAATATGATTTGTTTTGATACTGTTAATAACAACGTTACCGTTACGGCAATAGAGAATATGATTTTTAATGCTAAAAATTTGGAAATTAATGTTCAGGAGAACATGGATATCACAGTAGGGGAAAATTACACGTTAAATGCTAAAAATAGCAATGAAAATATAGACCAAAATAAAACGATAGATGTAGCAGAATCCTATTTGCAAACCTCCTCAGAAGCTACAATTGTAGCATCCAATGGAGATATGAATATTGAAGGCGCAGGAGTAGCGACATTTCAAGGAGGTTCAGATGTTAAAATTAGTAAAGGCTAA
- the tssD gene encoding type VI secretion system tube protein TssD, giving the protein MSFISKLYVDSATFNVLKAEYFIKQSIDSRGIPDGRPQGGQIELFLESTIDVDFFDWAAQSDATKDGKVTFFKRDNISNFKTLEFKDAYCIEFREMFDAENTDPLKFKIILSCRVLEVRGTKFENKWPQKQ; this is encoded by the coding sequence ATGTCATTTATATCAAAATTATATGTAGATAGTGCAACTTTTAATGTTTTAAAAGCCGAATATTTTATAAAACAAAGTATTGATTCTAGGGGGATTCCAGATGGGCGACCTCAAGGTGGACAAATAGAACTTTTTTTAGAGTCGACCATAGATGTGGATTTCTTTGATTGGGCAGCCCAAAGTGATGCAACCAAAGATGGTAAGGTTACCTTTTTTAAAAGAGATAATATTTCTAATTTTAAGACTTTAGAGTTTAAGGATGCTTATTGTATAGAATTTAGAGAAATGTTTGATGCAGAGAATACAGATCCCTTAAAATTTAAAATTATACTGTCGTGTAGAGTGTTAGAAGTTAGAGGTACTAAGTTCGAAAATAAATGGCCTCAAAAACAATAA
- a CDS encoding CPXCG motif-containing cysteine-rich protein: protein MFEHDFQCPYCWETISMLLDPSVSNQTYVEDCEVCCNPIQINPEFSQSELVGFEAVSIEQ from the coding sequence ATGTTCGAGCACGATTTTCAATGCCCTTATTGTTGGGAAACCATTTCAATGTTACTTGATCCTAGCGTTTCAAATCAAACATATGTAGAAGATTGTGAGGTTTGTTGTAATCCAATACAAATAAATCCAGAATTTAGTCAATCTGAACTTGTTGGTTTTGAAGCTGTTAGTATTGAACAGTAA
- a CDS encoding Two component regulator three Y domain protein gives MKTIKLTLLMFLFACVSFASVSNSEKEALIALYNSTNGSEWNTTWDLDKSIDTWHGVVILDSKVVSLNLSFNNLVGTIPADIGELTNLQVLNLSFNTLNGDLPESITNMKELYSLQLFLNQFEGEIPNWIGNITSLEALALYSNKFTGEIPESITNLTNLKSLELGSNYLTGSIPFNINNLKKLKKLSLLDNQLEGQIPESIVELTNLEELVLSSNKLSGSLPFELSQLSSLKLVMVSDNQLNNDYVTVVGNTLNKMSLFLEDTEVLASNKE, from the coding sequence ATGAAAACCATAAAACTAACCCTACTAATGTTTCTTTTTGCTTGTGTATCTTTTGCAAGTGTATCAAATTCTGAAAAAGAAGCTTTAATCGCGCTTTATAATAGTACAAATGGATCAGAGTGGAACACAACTTGGGATTTAGATAAGTCAATAGACACATGGCACGGTGTAGTAATTTTGGACTCTAAGGTTGTTAGTTTAAATTTATCATTTAATAATCTAGTAGGAACGATACCAGCGGATATAGGTGAGTTAACTAATCTTCAAGTTTTAAATCTTAGTTTTAATACACTTAATGGAGATCTACCAGAATCTATTACTAACATGAAAGAATTATATTCTCTTCAATTGTTTTTAAATCAATTTGAAGGAGAAATTCCAAATTGGATTGGTAACATAACTAGCTTAGAAGCATTAGCTTTGTATAGTAATAAATTTACAGGGGAGATTCCAGAATCTATTACAAATTTAACTAACTTAAAAAGTTTAGAGCTAGGAAGTAATTATTTGACAGGAAGTATTCCTTTTAATATTAATAATTTAAAGAAACTTAAAAAGTTAAGTCTTTTAGATAACCAATTAGAAGGTCAAATTCCAGAAAGTATAGTTGAATTGACTAATCTTGAAGAGTTAGTGTTATCTAGCAATAAACTGTCAGGAAGCTTACCTTTTGAGTTATCTCAATTGTCAAGCCTTAAATTAGTTATGGTTAGTGATAACCAATTAAATAATGACTACGTTACAGTTGTAGGAAATACACTAAATAAGATGTCATTGTTTTTAGAAGATACAGAAGTGTTGGCTAGTAATAAAGAATAA
- a CDS encoding TolC family protein: protein MNIKYNLVVLAAFCCTAIVSAQDVVTQEQAVKLALENNYGIKIAKQAVEVAENNTSVLNSGYLPTLTGAAGATYNLDNTEAQFSDGSSTVLNGAESDRYNASVNLNYTLFDGSGRQYNYKSLKEQYQLSELQARETIENTVIQLFSVYYSVAQLTENLDALQETLEVSKDRLVRAQYQFDYGQNTKLGVLNAEVDINNDSINIISSFQDLKNAKRDLNVVLGNALNPEFTVNTKVDFTLQFQKEDLLEKAKTRNVALLQTEKNIAISQLDIKSNKSGFLPTIGLTGTYGWNKNNNNGASFVSVSTNTGLSGGLNLSWNLFDGGSTIINVRNAKVNLETQKLQKENILIGIKRDFENAWEDFENKLKIYNIQQQNIITSQNNFERTQENFKIGQVNSIEFRQAQLNLLNAELSRNQAKYQAKLAELDLLQLSGELLNVTF from the coding sequence ATGAACATTAAATATAATTTAGTTGTCTTAGCTGCATTTTGTTGTACTGCAATAGTAAGTGCACAAGATGTTGTAACGCAAGAGCAAGCAGTAAAGTTAGCATTAGAAAATAACTACGGAATTAAAATTGCTAAGCAAGCAGTTGAAGTTGCAGAGAATAATACAAGTGTCCTTAATTCTGGATATTTACCAACTTTAACAGGAGCGGCAGGCGCAACTTATAATTTAGATAATACTGAAGCACAATTTTCTGATGGGTCATCAACAGTTTTAAATGGGGCTGAGAGTGATAGATATAATGCTTCTGTAAATTTAAATTATACGCTTTTTGATGGATCAGGAAGACAGTATAACTATAAAAGTTTAAAAGAACAATACCAATTATCGGAGCTTCAAGCGCGCGAAACAATAGAAAATACTGTTATTCAGTTGTTTTCGGTATATTATTCAGTTGCACAATTAACAGAGAATTTGGACGCATTACAGGAAACCCTGGAGGTGTCAAAGGATAGGTTGGTACGTGCCCAGTATCAATTTGACTATGGACAAAATACAAAGTTGGGCGTTTTAAATGCTGAAGTAGATATTAATAATGATAGCATTAATATAATTTCATCATTTCAAGACTTGAAAAATGCAAAACGTGATTTAAATGTGGTATTAGGTAATGCTTTAAATCCTGAGTTTACGGTTAACACGAAAGTTGATTTTACGCTTCAATTTCAAAAAGAAGATTTGTTAGAAAAAGCGAAAACACGTAATGTAGCGTTACTGCAAACGGAGAAGAATATAGCGATTAGTCAATTAGATATTAAATCTAATAAGTCTGGTTTTTTGCCAACTATTGGATTAACGGGTACTTATGGCTGGAATAAGAATAATAATAATGGTGCGTCATTTGTGTCTGTAAGTACAAATACAGGGTTATCTGGAGGCTTAAACTTAAGTTGGAATTTATTTGATGGAGGAAGCACAATAATAAATGTTAGAAATGCTAAAGTTAATCTTGAAACTCAAAAACTTCAAAAAGAAAATATTTTAATAGGGATCAAAAGAGACTTTGAAAATGCTTGGGAAGATTTTGAGAACAAGTTGAAAATTTACAATATTCAACAACAAAATATTATTACCTCACAGAATAATTTTGAACGTACTCAGGAAAATTTTAAAATTGGTCAAGTTAATTCAATCGAATTTAGGCAAGCGCAACTTAATTTATTAAATGCAGAATTAAGTCGAAATCAAGCCAAGTATCAAGCCAAATTAGCGGAGTTAGATTTACTTCAATTAAGTGGGGAATTGCTTAATGTAACCTTCTAA
- a CDS encoding efflux RND transporter permease subunit, translating into MRKIITYFIKYHVAVNVFILAFSVFGILGYSSLKSSFFPLTESKIINVSIAYPGASPQEIEEGIVLQIEENLKGLKGLDRVTSVSRENSGTITVEIEKGENLDFMLLEVKNAVDRVATFPTGMEPLVVSKQEAVRETISFALSGKDIPLATLKQLGRQVENDLRAIDGISQIEVSGYPQEEIEIAVNEGNLLAYDITFSDVANAVSASNILVTGGNIKTDAEEYLIRANNKEYYGDEMSNIIVKASADGKVIRLKDVAIIRDRFSETPNATYFNQQLAVNISVTSTNNEDLITSAEKVKDYIEAYNQKHNNAQLDVVRDLSVTLNQRTDLLTENAIVGMILVLVFLSLFLNMRLAFWVAFGLPISFLGMFIFAGQFDVTINVLSLFGMIIVIGILVDDGIVIAENIYQHYEKGKSPKQAAIDGTMEVIPPVVSAIITTLLAFSLFLFLDSRIGEFFSEVSVIVILTLVVSLVEALIILPAHLAHSKALRPPVEEENPSKLKQFFAKMRFINRAGDKLMSFLRDRIYSPALDFVLEFKILSLGIFVALLVLTFGAMGGGVIGVTLFPSVASDRVSITLEMPNGTNVRVTDSIISLIEEKAFIVNQELSEKYLKGTGKELFENTILTINSSSSASLRLNMLPGEERPDAIKSSMVSNRLRELVGPVIGTERLIFGSGGNFGGSPVSVSLLGNNIGELKAAKLEMKAYLDTNPLLKDIEDNDPAGIKEIRLKLKESAYLLGLDLRTVMSQVRSGFFGAQAQRFQRGQDEIRVWVRYDRPNRNSINDLDDMRILTPTGARVNLKDIASYTIARGDVAINHLEGLREIRVSADLKDPSTSTTDILDDIKTVFIPNLQAKYPTISASFEGQNREASKLSSSIGSAGTVILLLIYITIAFTFRSYSQPILLLLLVPFSLTAVAWGHWLLGFPVNVLSLLGIIALIGIMVNDGLVLIGKFNSNLKEGMTFDSALSEAGKSRFRAIFLTSLTTIAGLAPLLLEKSRQAQFLKPMAISISFGIAYATILTLLVLPLFLSFSNTIKQKSKWLMTGNEVTKEEVERAIKEQNEENEH; encoded by the coding sequence ATGAGAAAAATAATCACTTATTTTATTAAATACCACGTTGCTGTTAATGTTTTTATTTTAGCATTTTCTGTTTTCGGAATCTTGGGGTATTCATCTTTAAAGTCATCCTTTTTTCCTTTAACAGAATCTAAAATAATCAACGTTAGTATAGCTTATCCAGGTGCTTCTCCTCAAGAAATTGAAGAAGGTATTGTGCTTCAAATTGAAGAAAATTTAAAGGGGTTAAAGGGTCTAGATCGTGTAACTTCAGTATCTAGAGAGAATAGCGGAACTATAACAGTAGAAATTGAAAAAGGTGAAAACCTTGATTTTATGCTGCTTGAAGTTAAAAATGCTGTAGATCGTGTGGCTACTTTCCCTACAGGAATGGAACCTTTAGTCGTGTCTAAGCAAGAAGCGGTTAGAGAAACTATTTCTTTCGCTTTAAGCGGAAAAGATATTCCATTAGCAACATTAAAACAATTAGGTCGTCAGGTAGAAAATGATTTACGTGCAATTGACGGGATATCTCAAATAGAGGTTTCGGGATATCCACAAGAGGAAATTGAAATTGCAGTTAACGAAGGTAACTTGCTGGCTTATGATATTACTTTTAGCGACGTCGCTAATGCCGTTAGTGCATCCAATATATTAGTGACTGGTGGTAATATTAAAACAGATGCAGAAGAGTATTTGATTAGAGCGAATAACAAAGAATATTACGGAGACGAAATGTCTAATATTATTGTTAAAGCTTCGGCAGACGGAAAAGTCATTCGGTTAAAAGATGTAGCTATTATTAGAGATCGTTTTTCAGAGACGCCTAATGCTACTTATTTTAATCAGCAATTGGCTGTAAATATTTCGGTGACTAGTACAAATAATGAAGATTTAATTACTTCTGCTGAAAAAGTAAAGGATTATATAGAGGCTTACAATCAAAAGCATAACAACGCACAGTTAGATGTGGTTAGGGATTTATCTGTAACATTAAATCAACGTACAGATTTATTAACGGAAAATGCTATTGTTGGGATGATATTAGTACTAGTTTTTCTATCGTTGTTCCTTAACATGCGCTTGGCATTTTGGGTGGCTTTTGGATTACCTATTTCATTTTTAGGAATGTTTATTTTTGCAGGTCAGTTTGATGTGACTATTAATGTCTTGTCATTATTTGGTATGATTATCGTTATTGGTATTTTGGTAGATGATGGAATTGTAATTGCCGAAAATATTTACCAACATTACGAAAAAGGAAAATCACCAAAGCAAGCAGCTATTGATGGTACCATGGAAGTTATTCCTCCTGTCGTTTCTGCAATTATTACAACGTTATTGGCTTTTTCTCTTTTCTTGTTTTTAGATAGTCGTATTGGAGAATTTTTTAGCGAAGTGTCCGTCATTGTAATCTTAACATTGGTGGTGTCTTTAGTAGAAGCGTTAATTATTTTACCAGCGCACTTGGCACATTCAAAAGCATTAAGACCTCCAGTAGAAGAAGAAAATCCTTCAAAATTAAAGCAGTTTTTTGCTAAAATGAGATTTATAAATAGGGCAGGTGACAAACTAATGTCCTTTTTAAGAGATAGAATTTATTCGCCAGCTTTAGATTTTGTTTTGGAGTTTAAAATATTGTCTTTAGGGATTTTTGTAGCACTTTTAGTCTTGACTTTTGGAGCAATGGGTGGTGGTGTTATTGGTGTGACTTTATTTCCTAGTGTGGCTAGTGATAGAGTGTCTATTACGCTAGAAATGCCTAACGGAACTAATGTAAGGGTCACAGATTCTATTATTTCTTTAATTGAAGAGAAAGCATTTATTGTTAATCAAGAATTATCAGAAAAGTATTTAAAAGGAACAGGTAAAGAGCTATTCGAAAACACCATTTTGACTATTAATAGTAGTTCTAGTGCATCACTTAGATTAAATATGTTACCAGGAGAAGAACGTCCTGATGCTATTAAATCGTCAATGGTGTCTAATCGACTAAGAGAATTGGTTGGTCCGGTTATCGGAACAGAACGATTGATTTTTGGTTCAGGAGGTAATTTTGGAGGTAGTCCAGTATCTGTCTCGTTATTAGGAAATAACATTGGGGAGCTAAAAGCTGCTAAGTTAGAAATGAAGGCATATTTAGACACCAATCCTTTACTTAAAGATATAGAGGATAATGATCCTGCAGGGATTAAGGAAATTAGATTAAAACTAAAGGAAAGCGCTTACTTATTAGGGTTGGATTTACGTACAGTTATGAGTCAAGTGCGCTCTGGTTTTTTCGGAGCACAAGCACAACGTTTCCAACGTGGACAAGATGAGATTAGAGTTTGGGTCCGTTATGATAGACCAAACAGAAACTCTATTAACGATTTAGACGATATGCGTATTTTAACTCCGACAGGAGCGCGTGTTAATTTAAAGGATATTGCAAGTTATACTATTGCTAGAGGGGACGTTGCTATTAATCACTTAGAGGGATTAAGAGAAATCAGAGTCAGTGCAGACTTAAAGGATCCAAGTACAAGTACAACGGATATATTAGATGATATTAAAACCGTGTTTATTCCTAATTTACAAGCTAAATATCCAACAATCTCGGCTTCTTTTGAAGGTCAGAATAGAGAAGCAAGCAAGCTTTCTAGTTCTATCGGTAGTGCCGGTACAGTTATTTTATTGCTTATTTACATAACTATTGCGTTTACGTTTAGAAGTTATAGTCAACCTATTTTGTTATTGTTATTAGTGCCTTTTAGTTTAACAGCAGTAGCCTGGGGACACTGGTTATTAGGTTTTCCTGTAAATGTATTGTCCTTATTGGGGATTATTGCATTAATAGGAATTATGGTGAATGATGGATTGGTATTAATCGGAAAATTTAATAGCAATTTAAAAGAAGGGATGACCTTTGACTCAGCATTGTCAGAAGCAGGTAAGTCCCGTTTTAGAGCTATATTTTTAACCTCTTTAACCACTATTGCTGGATTAGCGCCTTTACTTTTAGAAAAAAGTAGACAAGCACAATTTTTAAAGCCTATGGCAATCTCTATATCATTTGGTATTGCTTATGCAACCATATTGACACTGTTAGTGTTACCATTATTTTTGTCTTTTAGTAATACTATTAAACAAAAATCAAAATGGTTAATGACAGGTAATGAAGTAACCAAAGAAGAAGTAGAACGCGCTATTAAAGAACAAAATGAAGAAAATGAACATTAA
- a CDS encoding efflux RND transporter periplasmic adaptor subunit, translating into MRKIILSILGVLFIIASFIFAKNLIDNKKKPKPVASKVIKTVFIDTVQNGTIPIVIAANGNLTAKQRVELYSEVQGVFRNGSYLFKPGQTYRKGQTLIRVDASEYYATVQSSKSSLYNSIAAIMPDLRLDFPDVFQKWQTYLNGFDLNKTTPKLPEITSDKEKYFITGRGIITNYFNVKNLEQRLSKYTISAPFSGILTEALATEGSLIRNGQKLGEFINPSVYEMEVAISKSFANILKVGESVSLSNLDKTESYIGKVSRVNGSIDATTQTITAFIEVKDDNLKEGMYLEANLNAKSVADAIEIDRNLLTDSQEIYVIKDSLLDVIPAKPIHFSDTKVILQGVPNGTIILKRPVPGAYSGMLVQPFVEQSKSNNNAE; encoded by the coding sequence ATGCGCAAAATTATACTATCCATTTTAGGTGTTTTATTTATTATTGCTTCTTTTATTTTTGCTAAAAATTTAATAGATAATAAAAAGAAACCAAAACCTGTAGCTTCTAAAGTTATAAAAACGGTATTTATAGATACGGTTCAAAACGGAACAATTCCGATTGTTATAGCGGCAAATGGAAATTTGACAGCGAAGCAACGCGTAGAGTTGTATTCAGAAGTGCAAGGTGTATTTCGTAATGGAAGTTATTTGTTCAAACCAGGCCAAACCTATCGCAAGGGGCAAACATTAATTCGTGTTGATGCTTCCGAGTATTATGCAACGGTACAGTCTTCAAAAAGTAGCTTGTATAATTCTATAGCAGCTATAATGCCAGACTTACGTTTGGATTTTCCTGATGTGTTTCAAAAATGGCAAACGTATTTAAATGGTTTCGACTTAAATAAAACGACTCCAAAATTACCGGAAATCACTTCTGATAAAGAAAAATATTTTATAACAGGTCGTGGTATTATTACAAATTATTTCAATGTAAAAAATTTAGAACAACGGTTATCTAAATATACTATATCAGCACCGTTTTCAGGTATTTTAACAGAAGCTCTGGCGACAGAGGGTTCTTTAATTAGAAATGGACAGAAGTTAGGAGAATTTATAAATCCTTCGGTTTACGAAATGGAAGTTGCTATTAGTAAAAGTTTTGCTAATATTTTAAAAGTTGGAGAATCAGTAAGCTTAAGTAATTTAGATAAAACAGAAAGTTATATAGGTAAAGTTTCTCGTGTAAATGGAAGTATTGATGCTACCACACAAACCATTACAGCTTTTATAGAGGTCAAAGATGACAATCTAAAAGAAGGGATGTATTTAGAAGCTAATTTAAATGCCAAAAGTGTTGCTGATGCTATAGAGATTGATAGAAACTTACTAACAGATAGTCAAGAGATTTATGTCATAAAAGATAGTTTGTTAGATGTTATTCCGGCAAAACCCATTCATTTTTCAGACACTAAAGTAATCTTGCAAGGTGTGCCAAACGGAACTATTATTTTAAAAAGACCGGTACCAGGTGCGTATTCTGGAATGTTAGTACAACCATTTGTAGAGCAATCTAAATCTAACAATAACGCGGAGTAA
- a CDS encoding ABC-F family ATP-binding cassette domain-containing protein: MLNIHNLSISFQGEYLFEDITFKLGNGDRVGLIGKNGAGKSTMLKILSKELEPDSGQIAADKTLKIGFLKQDIDFVLGRTVLEESYQAFTEIKEIEGKIEYINTQLAERTDYESEAYHDLMVELSDIQHQYEILGGYNYQGETEKILQGLGFKREDFEKLTDTFSGGWRMRIELAKLLLQNNDVLLLDEPTNHLDIESIIWLEGFLRNYAGAVAIVSHDKMFLDNVTNRTIEISLGRIYDYPKPYTEYLVLREELRTQQLASQKNQQKQIEQTEKLIEKFRAKASKATMAQSLMKKLDKIDRIEVDENDNSVMTLNFPVSITPGKIVVEAKDVSKSYGDNQVLSGVDLLIERDVKTAFVGQNGQGKSTLAKILVGDLKHDGHLKLGHNVQIGYFAQNQAEYLDGSKTVLDTMIDAANETNRSKVRDILGSFLFRGDEAEKYVRVLSGGERNRLALAKLMLQPFNVLIMDEPTNHLDIKSKNVLKDALERFEGTLILVSHDRDFLKGLTNTVFEFKDGNIKKYLGDVDYYLEQRNVENLREVEKRTIVKSQPKETPKQSYEDQKRQKSLNNKLSNCESKINQLEKEIKDIDLMMANNYDETVAKPNFFENYQSKKDQLVKLMQNWEDITLQLEAF; encoded by the coding sequence ATGCTAAATATTCATAATTTATCAATTTCATTTCAAGGAGAATACCTTTTTGAAGATATCACTTTCAAACTAGGAAATGGGGATAGAGTCGGACTTATAGGTAAAAATGGAGCGGGTAAGTCTACGATGCTAAAAATTTTGTCTAAAGAATTAGAACCTGATTCTGGACAAATTGCAGCAGATAAAACACTTAAAATTGGATTCTTAAAACAAGATATTGATTTTGTTTTAGGACGAACGGTACTTGAAGAATCGTATCAGGCCTTTACGGAAATTAAAGAAATCGAAGGGAAGATTGAGTATATCAACACACAATTAGCAGAGCGTACGGATTACGAGAGTGAAGCATATCACGATTTAATGGTCGAGTTAAGTGATATTCAGCATCAATATGAAATCCTTGGAGGGTACAATTATCAGGGAGAAACTGAGAAAATATTACAAGGACTTGGTTTTAAACGTGAAGATTTTGAAAAGTTAACCGATACTTTTTCTGGTGGATGGCGTATGCGTATAGAGTTAGCGAAGTTATTATTGCAAAATAATGATGTACTACTTTTGGATGAGCCAACAAACCACTTGGATATAGAATCTATTATTTGGTTAGAGGGATTTTTACGAAATTATGCTGGAGCAGTCGCTATTGTATCGCATGATAAAATGTTTTTGGATAATGTAACTAATCGTACTATTGAGATTTCTTTAGGACGCATTTATGACTATCCAAAACCATATACAGAATATTTGGTTTTAAGAGAAGAGCTTAGAACACAACAGTTAGCGTCTCAAAAAAATCAACAAAAGCAAATAGAGCAAACCGAAAAGTTAATCGAAAAGTTTAGAGCAAAAGCTAGTAAAGCAACGATGGCCCAGTCTTTAATGAAAAAATTAGACAAAATTGACCGTATCGAAGTCGATGAGAATGATAATAGTGTGATGACTTTAAATTTTCCGGTATCTATTACGCCTGGAAAAATAGTTGTAGAAGCTAAAGATGTGTCTAAAAGTTATGGAGATAATCAAGTCTTATCAGGTGTAGACTTGTTAATAGAGCGTGATGTTAAAACCGCGTTTGTTGGTCAGAATGGACAGGGTAAATCGACTTTGGCTAAAATATTAGTAGGAGATTTAAAGCATGATGGACATTTAAAACTAGGACATAATGTGCAAATTGGGTATTTCGCGCAGAATCAAGCGGAGTATCTAGATGGTAGTAAAACGGTCTTAGATACTATGATAGATGCTGCAAATGAAACTAACCGAAGTAAGGTTCGTGATATTTTAGGATCCTTTTTATTTAGAGGTGATGAGGCAGAGAAATATGTTAGAGTATTATCTGGGGGAGAGCGTAACCGTTTAGCTTTAGCTAAATTAATGCTACAACCATTTAATGTTTTAATAATGGATGAGCCAACAAACCACTTAGATATAAAATCTAAAAATGTTTTAAAAGATGCCTTAGAGCGTTTTGAAGGGACTTTAATTTTAGTCTCTCATGACAGGGACTTCTTAAAAGGCTTAACTAATACTGTTTTCGAATTTAAAGATGGTAACATTAAAAAGTATTTAGGTGATGTAGATTATTACTTAGAACAACGTAATGTTGAAAATTTACGTGAAGTAGAAAAACGTACAATTGTAAAAAGTCAGCCTAAAGAAACTCCAAAGCAATCTTACGAAGATCAGAAAAGACAAAAATCTTTAAATAATAAACTAAGTAACTGCGAGTCTAAAATTAACCAGTTAGAAAAGGAAATTAAAGACATTGATCTTATGATGGCAAATAACTATGATGAGACAGTTGCAAAACCTAATTTTTTCGAAAACTATCAATCTAAAAAGGATCAGTTAGTCAAGTTAATGCAAAACTGGGAGGATATTACGCTTCAATTGGAAGCGTTTTAA